From Chryseobacterium viscerum, one genomic window encodes:
- the gcvH gene encoding glycine cleavage system protein GcvH, whose amino-acid sequence MNTPSELKYTKDHEWIKIEGNVATIGITDFAQGELGDIVYVDIDTVDDDLNGGDVFGSVEAVKTVSDLFLPIAGKVIEFNSELEAQPELLNTDPYGDGWIIKLEIADGADQSELLSADDYKAIIG is encoded by the coding sequence ATGAACACACCATCAGAATTAAAGTACACCAAAGATCACGAATGGATCAAGATTGAAGGTAATGTTGCTACAATCGGTATTACAGACTTCGCTCAGGGAGAACTTGGAGACATCGTATACGTAGACATAGATACTGTAGATGATGATCTTAATGGAGGAGATGTTTTCGGAAGTGTAGAAGCAGTAAAGACTGTTTCAGATCTATTCTTACCTATTGCTGGAAAGGTTATTGAGTTCAATTCAGAATTAGAAGCTCAACCTGAACTGTTAAATACAGATCCTTATGGAGACGGATGGATTATCAAATTAGAAATTGCTGATGGGGCAGATCAGTCTGAGTTACTTTCTGCGGATGACTACAAAGCTATCATTGGATAA
- the sprA gene encoding cell surface protein SprA, with product MSVSAFAQVQKDTAIIRKQYEVADPTRYEAYYDIKTGMYYVYPKIGNTITGPPTAMSPQEYKEYMLATQTKAYYKEKSDKYNLLFRRDRSDARKKGLIPSLLINNRLFETIFGGNKIEIIPSGYASLDFAGLYQKIDNPMILPQNRTSFTFDIDQRIQLGLLGKVGENLQLKANYDTQSGFAFENRMNLVWQAKGSWKDLQSKGLGNVDKPNEGGEDKIIKRVEFGNVNMPLSTSLIRGSQSLFGVKTEFQLGKTFGTVVLSQQQGEARNIVVQGGGVMNNFKVNAIDYEENQHYFLGHYFLNKYDDALLNYPQINSTINITRLEVWVLDQGNSNLAYQKSIIGIRDLGEGPGGVTLPDNSLNGLYDAVSTVAGTREAGKNYGTLFQGQVLGADPTPYDNGEQFIYNTKARKLNSNEFTFQPQLGYISLNQKLNDQQLLAVSYSFTVNGSNKVYKVGEFSEESPVLVTKVLRVNNKVNTQSPMWDLMMKNIYSIDAGQVSPDGFILNAYYRDPKTGGKVNYLPDTPVKDQNLLKLFNWDRLNMNGDIQNNKDGSKGDGIFDFVNGITIRPETGRVIFTKVQPFGSYMQKVLGGTFDPQYVFQDLYTKQKQQALSSNLAQRYTLEGRYKGVQGQGISLGAVNVPQGSVKVAANGVQLTEGVDYTVDYMLGTVTIINENVKQSGQAINISLENQLTFNTQRKRFLGLNLERRFSENFILGGTVINYSESPLTQKVNFGQEAVNNTMAGINLMYNNQAPYLTRLTNKLPMVKTEAPSNLNFKMEAAYLMPGLNKGTNNQSYIDDFEQTTSKISLKEPAAWSLASKPEKNKLPPFNTIPGNDDLTSGYGRGLLTWYNIDPRFWGVGGKAPSGITPQSVSNHASRRVQYSEIYNNRDFVAGEQTFTNTFDISYFPKEKGPYNVNPLTEQAQSRWAGIMRSISVPNFVTSNIEYVEFWMMDPYADGKTLGTDPKLLLHLGNVSEDVLKDGKMQYENGLPTPGTPSSTTNSNWGTQPKQPPILYAFSTEGDDRRVQDAGYDGLTSDQEAMRFGNTFVNPVTNIADPAVDDFVFYLSDKFTGSQAASVVERYKYFRNPEGNSEANSLNVASQTPDAEDINKDYNLDQTENYNQYVIKLDQPSLALGGNNIVDVKTVKATFQNGQTADVKWFLFRIPVANYDKAEGTADPSVLNNVRFARLMLAGFDQTSTLRFGTMDLVRSDWRKYDSKIASNDVPGSDEGVGSVTDPNFEVGSVNIEENALNQPPYVLPPGIDRQVLSGNAGAQRQNEASLYMKVKDLKTEARGVFKNTTLDMRRYKKLKLFVHAHDPLNRVIGMDEKTKFFIRFGSDATDNYYEYESSLNLTPTTATAPMEIWPMENEVDFDVQNFVDAKIRRDKSGVTITNRTVDPGYQQPYKNIYIKGRPSLGNITTIMIGVRNSDPREASTITRVLWVNEIRLSEIENDGGYAGNASLNFNMGDLATVNANASYTSVGFGNIDSKPAERTQSTQSAFSINTAINVDKFLPEKTGVKIPLNYSYSQTIEDPKYNPLDTDVEFSKAPNKEQLKKVARTYTQQRSIGVVNMHKERVNPNKKPKFYDIENVSVTAVYNDDYFRDIYTKRNYRQYLRGYVDYNYTFKPWVIKPFNKMISDTAKSTKYLRWVKEFNFNPIPTRISFRTEIDRNYNELEFRNVEAILNGNMNSDFDAIRNRNFFFGWQYGLGFNFTKSLKLEINSATRTLNDNLDVNSMDNKSIFGNVFRAGRPVLYNHRAQLNYKLPFQYLPYLDFIDAEVGYGFTYNWAARSTSLTGFVDPNTNQTASLGSVGQNTNVIQATASADLPKFFGQFNYFKNINAKLQKRRQEMDSLNNVYTKQWEKNRYRYKKYKFKNRLTPLQSAAFFLTSFKQLNVSYNETNGTVLPGLISAPNWYGSGQTLGGPTLGFLLGSQADIRRTVMENGWVSGSNYMTDPYVRMSTKELRADLQVMPMNDLRVDLNVLHTFNSNFSHTGFNYTNNGVPDPDFTFASEMITYSNSAVLLNTSFKDGQAVYQAIRENARALSQQLGGPGAVLDNNGFAQHYSIGNAYVLIPAFRAAMEGKSVTPMTNPKKAGFPLPNWRITYSGLKNIPIISGQFTKFDILHGYTATYTATGIQSNVDYHGNPNGYYQTVDDAGNVIKNAGDKINPYTFAQVGYVESFSPLIGIDVTMRNNMQFGIQYNKTRMMVLGLVNQTLTEDANTEYVVRLGYIVRNFRLGTANIRGRGTRGKGSDLNIRGDISLRDSKTSIMNILLNDAQVTGGQRLMNIKLSADYNVSENLNLRVFYEQMTSKYKISTAFPLSTVRAGISATFTFGDSGGGF from the coding sequence ATGTCTGTCAGCGCTTTTGCGCAGGTACAAAAAGACACGGCGATTATAAGAAAACAATATGAAGTGGCCGACCCTACGAGGTACGAAGCCTATTACGATATAAAAACCGGGATGTACTATGTGTATCCTAAAATCGGAAACACCATAACGGGGCCTCCTACAGCAATGTCTCCGCAAGAGTATAAAGAATATATGCTTGCAACCCAGACTAAGGCCTATTACAAGGAGAAGTCTGATAAATATAACCTTCTTTTCAGAAGAGACAGATCAGACGCAAGGAAGAAGGGACTTATCCCTTCATTGTTGATTAATAACAGACTCTTTGAAACGATTTTCGGAGGTAATAAAATTGAAATTATTCCTTCAGGGTATGCATCTCTGGATTTTGCAGGGCTTTACCAAAAAATAGATAACCCGATGATCCTGCCACAAAACAGGACAAGTTTCACCTTTGATATTGATCAGAGAATTCAGCTTGGATTATTGGGTAAAGTAGGGGAAAACCTTCAGTTAAAGGCCAATTATGATACCCAGAGTGGTTTTGCTTTCGAAAACAGGATGAACCTTGTTTGGCAGGCAAAAGGAAGCTGGAAAGATCTTCAGAGTAAAGGCCTTGGAAATGTAGATAAACCCAATGAAGGAGGAGAAGATAAAATTATTAAAAGAGTTGAATTTGGTAACGTAAATATGCCGCTTTCAACCAGCCTTATCCGTGGTTCACAATCATTGTTCGGGGTGAAGACAGAATTCCAGTTAGGAAAAACATTCGGAACCGTAGTCCTTTCCCAACAACAGGGTGAAGCTCGGAATATTGTAGTACAGGGCGGTGGTGTTATGAATAACTTTAAAGTCAATGCCATTGACTATGAAGAAAACCAGCATTACTTTTTAGGACATTATTTCCTGAACAAATATGATGATGCGTTACTTAATTATCCACAGATCAACTCAACCATCAATATTACCAGATTAGAGGTATGGGTGCTTGACCAAGGAAACAGTAACCTGGCTTACCAGAAAAGTATTATTGGGATCAGAGACCTGGGAGAAGGCCCTGGCGGAGTCACTTTACCGGATAACTCTCTGAATGGTTTATATGATGCTGTTTCTACAGTCGCAGGAACCAGAGAAGCAGGGAAAAACTATGGTACTCTTTTCCAGGGACAGGTGCTTGGAGCAGATCCCACTCCTTATGATAACGGAGAACAATTCATATACAATACAAAAGCTAGAAAACTGAACAGTAATGAATTTACCTTCCAGCCACAGCTGGGGTATATTTCATTAAATCAAAAACTTAATGATCAGCAGCTTTTAGCCGTTTCATACTCCTTTACCGTTAATGGAAGTAACAAAGTATACAAAGTAGGGGAGTTTTCTGAAGAAAGTCCTGTATTGGTTACTAAAGTATTGAGGGTAAACAATAAAGTGAACACCCAGTCTCCGATGTGGGACCTGATGATGAAGAATATCTATTCTATAGATGCAGGACAGGTATCTCCCGATGGCTTTATCCTTAATGCCTATTACAGAGACCCAAAAACAGGCGGTAAAGTAAACTATCTTCCGGATACTCCTGTAAAAGACCAGAACTTACTGAAATTGTTTAACTGGGACCGTCTTAATATGAACGGTGACATCCAGAATAATAAAGACGGAAGCAAGGGAGATGGTATTTTTGACTTTGTCAACGGGATTACTATCAGGCCGGAAACCGGAAGAGTAATCTTTACGAAAGTACAGCCATTTGGTAGCTATATGCAAAAGGTGTTAGGGGGAACATTTGATCCCCAATACGTTTTCCAGGATCTTTATACCAAGCAAAAACAACAAGCACTCTCCAGTAACCTTGCACAGAGGTATACATTGGAAGGTCGTTATAAAGGTGTTCAGGGTCAAGGTATATCTTTAGGCGCAGTAAATGTTCCTCAAGGATCAGTAAAAGTGGCTGCAAACGGAGTACAGCTTACTGAAGGTGTAGACTATACCGTAGATTATATGCTTGGGACGGTGACCATCATTAATGAAAATGTAAAGCAGTCCGGACAGGCCATTAATATTTCACTGGAAAACCAATTGACATTTAATACCCAAAGAAAAAGATTCTTAGGATTAAATTTAGAAAGAAGATTCAGCGAGAACTTTATTTTAGGAGGGACCGTGATCAATTATTCAGAGTCTCCGCTTACCCAAAAAGTAAACTTCGGACAGGAAGCGGTAAACAATACCATGGCAGGGATCAACTTGATGTACAACAATCAGGCCCCTTATCTGACAAGACTTACCAATAAACTTCCAATGGTAAAAACGGAAGCGCCATCTAACTTAAACTTTAAGATGGAAGCTGCGTATCTGATGCCCGGGCTGAATAAAGGAACAAATAACCAGTCTTATATTGACGATTTTGAACAGACAACTTCCAAGATATCATTAAAAGAACCGGCAGCATGGAGCTTAGCTTCAAAACCCGAAAAGAATAAATTGCCGCCATTTAATACGATACCTGGTAATGATGACTTAACAAGCGGATATGGAAGAGGACTATTAACATGGTATAATATCGACCCTAGATTCTGGGGTGTTGGAGGGAAAGCTCCTTCAGGAATTACACCACAATCCGTATCCAATCACGCTTCCAGAAGAGTACAATATTCAGAGATTTACAACAACAGAGATTTCGTAGCCGGAGAGCAAACTTTCACCAATACATTCGATATCTCCTATTTCCCTAAAGAAAAAGGACCATACAACGTAAACCCTTTAACAGAACAGGCACAAAGCAGATGGGCGGGGATTATGAGATCCATCAGCGTTCCAAACTTTGTTACTTCAAACATCGAATACGTTGAATTCTGGATGATGGATCCATACGCAGATGGTAAAACACTGGGTACTGATCCAAAACTTTTACTTCATTTAGGAAACGTTTCTGAAGATGTATTGAAGGATGGGAAAATGCAGTATGAAAACGGATTGCCAACTCCAGGTACACCATCTTCTACTACGAATTCAAACTGGGGGACACAGCCAAAACAACCGCCAATTTTATACGCCTTCTCTACAGAAGGAGACGACAGAAGAGTACAGGATGCCGGATATGATGGTCTTACTTCTGATCAGGAAGCCATGAGATTCGGGAATACATTTGTAAACCCGGTAACCAATATTGCTGACCCTGCAGTGGATGATTTCGTATTCTATCTTTCTGATAAATTTACAGGAAGCCAGGCTGCTTCAGTGGTGGAACGATACAAATATTTCAGAAACCCGGAAGGAAATTCAGAAGCAAACTCTCTGAACGTAGCTTCACAAACTCCAGATGCTGAGGATATCAATAAAGATTACAACCTTGATCAGACTGAAAACTATAATCAGTATGTGATCAAGCTTGATCAGCCAAGCTTAGCGCTGGGAGGAAACAATATTGTAGATGTAAAAACAGTAAAAGCAACTTTCCAGAACGGACAGACTGCAGATGTAAAATGGTTCCTGTTTAGAATTCCTGTTGCTAATTATGATAAAGCTGAAGGGACTGCAGATCCATCTGTATTGAATAATGTAAGATTTGCAAGATTAATGCTGGCAGGATTTGATCAGACTTCTACCTTAAGATTCGGAACAATGGATCTTGTAAGATCAGACTGGAGAAAGTATGATAGTAAAATTGCCAGTAATGATGTTCCTGGTTCAGACGAAGGAGTAGGTTCTGTGACAGATCCGAATTTTGAAGTAGGAAGTGTAAACATTGAAGAAAATGCACTGAACCAACCTCCATATGTATTGCCTCCAGGAATTGACAGACAGGTACTAAGTGGAAATGCCGGAGCTCAGAGACAAAATGAAGCTTCACTTTACATGAAAGTAAAAGATCTTAAAACTGAGGCAAGAGGAGTGTTCAAAAATACAACATTGGATATGAGAAGATACAAAAAGCTGAAGCTGTTTGTACACGCTCATGATCCATTGAACAGAGTAATAGGAATGGATGAGAAAACCAAATTCTTTATCCGTTTCGGAAGTGATGCTACTGATAACTATTATGAGTATGAATCATCATTAAACCTGACTCCTACTACAGCAACAGCTCCTATGGAGATCTGGCCAATGGAAAATGAGGTCGATTTTGATGTTCAGAATTTTGTAGATGCTAAAATCAGAAGGGACAAATCAGGGGTTACTATTACCAATAGAACGGTTGATCCAGGATATCAGCAACCTTATAAAAATATTTATATCAAAGGTAGACCAAGTTTAGGAAATATTACCACAATTATGATTGGGGTGAGGAATTCTGATCCAAGAGAGGCATCCACTATAACAAGAGTTCTTTGGGTAAACGAAATCCGTCTTTCTGAAATTGAGAATGATGGAGGGTATGCAGGAAATGCCAGCTTAAACTTTAATATGGGAGACTTGGCAACAGTGAATGCCAATGCTTCTTATACATCTGTTGGTTTCGGTAATATCGATTCGAAACCGGCAGAAAGAACACAATCTACTCAATCAGCGTTCAGTATTAATACAGCGATCAATGTAGATAAATTCCTTCCGGAGAAAACAGGGGTGAAAATTCCTCTGAATTATTCTTACTCACAGACCATTGAAGATCCGAAGTACAATCCTCTGGATACCGATGTAGAATTCAGTAAGGCACCGAACAAGGAACAATTGAAAAAAGTAGCGAGAACGTATACTCAGCAGAGAAGTATAGGAGTCGTTAATATGCATAAAGAAAGAGTGAATCCAAATAAAAAGCCTAAGTTTTATGACATCGAAAACGTTTCGGTAACGGCTGTTTATAATGATGATTACTTCAGAGATATCTATACCAAGAGAAATTACAGACAGTATCTGAGAGGATATGTTGATTATAACTACACATTTAAGCCGTGGGTAATCAAACCTTTCAATAAAATGATCAGTGATACTGCGAAGTCTACGAAGTATTTAAGATGGGTGAAGGAATTCAATTTTAACCCGATTCCTACAAGAATCTCTTTCAGAACTGAAATCGACAGAAATTACAACGAACTTGAATTCAGAAATGTAGAAGCTATCCTGAACGGAAATATGAATAGTGACTTTGATGCCATCAGAAACAGAAACTTCTTCTTTGGATGGCAGTATGGATTAGGATTCAATTTCACCAAATCATTAAAACTGGAAATCAATTCTGCAACCAGAACCCTTAATGATAATCTCGATGTGAATTCTATGGATAACAAATCGATCTTCGGGAATGTATTCAGAGCCGGAAGACCGGTGTTGTATAATCACAGAGCGCAGCTGAATTATAAACTGCCATTCCAGTATTTGCCTTATCTTGATTTCATTGATGCAGAAGTGGGGTATGGATTTACCTATAACTGGGCTGCAAGATCTACTTCGTTGACTGGTTTTGTTGATCCTAATACGAATCAGACCGCAAGTTTGGGATCTGTCGGCCAGAATACCAATGTTATTCAGGCAACAGCTTCAGCAGATCTTCCGAAGTTCTTTGGTCAGTTTAATTATTTCAAAAATATAAATGCCAAGCTTCAGAAACGCAGACAGGAGATGGACTCTCTGAACAATGTGTATACAAAACAATGGGAAAAAAACAGATACAGATACAAGAAATATAAATTTAAAAATAGACTTACCCCGCTTCAGAGTGCTGCATTCTTCCTTACTTCTTTCAAACAGTTGAACGTAAGTTATAATGAAACAAACGGAACAGTACTTCCGGGACTAATATCAGCTCCTAACTGGTATGGATCTGGACAGACACTAGGAGGGCCAACTCTGGGATTCCTTTTAGGATCACAGGCAGACATCAGAAGAACCGTAATGGAAAACGGATGGGTGAGTGGTTCCAATTATATGACAGATCCATACGTAAGAATGTCTACCAAAGAATTGAGAGCAGATTTACAGGTGATGCCAATGAACGATTTGAGAGTTGATCTTAATGTACTGCATACTTTCAACAGTAACTTCTCACATACAGGATTTAACTATACCAATAATGGAGTTCCTGATCCTGACTTTACATTTGCCAGCGAAATGATAACGTATTCCAACTCTGCAGTACTTCTTAATACATCATTTAAAGATGGACAGGCGGTTTACCAGGCGATCAGAGAAAATGCGAGAGCACTTTCACAACAGTTGGGAGGACCGGGAGCAGTATTAGACAACAATGGATTTGCTCAGCATTATAGTATTGGAAATGCATATGTATTGATCCCAGCCTTTAGAGCAGCTATGGAAGGAAAATCTGTTACACCTATGACCAATCCTAAGAAAGCAGGATTCCCGTTACCAAACTGGAGAATTACGTATTCAGGATTAAAAAATATTCCTATCATCAGCGGACAGTTCACCAAGTTTGATATTTTACATGGTTACACGGCGACGTATACCGCAACAGGTATCCAAAGCAATGTGGATTATCATGGTAACCCGAATGGATACTATCAGACAGTAGATGATGCTGGGAATGTAATCAAAAACGCAGGGGACAAAATCAATCCGTATACATTCGCACAGGTGGGATATGTAGAATCTTTCTCACCGCTTATCGGGATAGATGTTACCATGAGAAACAATATGCAGTTTGGAATACAGTACAACAAAACAAGAATGATGGTATTGGGATTAGTAAACCAGACGCTTACCGAAGATGCCAATACAGAATATGTAGTAAGACTTGGATATATTGTCAGAAACTTCAGATTGGGAACTGCCAACATCAGAGGAAGAGGAACAAGAGGAAAAGGAAGTGACCTTAACATCAGAGGAGATATTTCATTAAGAGACAGCAAGACCTCCATTATGAATATTCTGTTGAATGATGCCCAGGTTACAGGAGGACAAAGACTGATGAATATCAAACTTTCCGCAGATTATAATGTTTCCGAGAATCTCAACCTGAGAGTATTCTATGAACAGATGACCTCAAAGTATAAGATCTCCACAGCATTCCCGCTGTCTACAGTAAGAGCAGGTATTTCTGCCACATTTACATTCGGAGATTCCGGAGGTGGATTCTAA
- the ruvA gene encoding Holliday junction branch migration protein RuvA, with protein sequence MIFSLQGNVQELTPTYAVINVQGVGYYVGISLMTSQTLVLNQQTFLFIQQIIREDAHLLFGFNTRLEKEMFNLLISVNGVGAVSALILLSTLSLDEIASAILSGNSALIQKAKGIGAKTAERIIVDLKDKVQKYSDPNANISVMVDNKIKEESLSALEVLGIPKRASEKIADRIIKQNPSISVEELVKQILKNI encoded by the coding sequence ATGATATTTTCTTTACAAGGCAACGTCCAAGAACTTACGCCTACCTACGCTGTTATTAATGTACAAGGAGTTGGTTACTACGTGGGAATCAGCTTGATGACCTCGCAGACACTGGTTTTGAATCAGCAGACTTTCTTATTTATCCAGCAGATCATCCGTGAAGATGCTCATCTTCTCTTTGGATTTAACACACGTTTAGAAAAAGAAATGTTCAATCTGTTAATAAGCGTTAATGGAGTGGGGGCTGTTTCAGCATTGATTCTGCTGTCAACACTCAGCCTTGATGAGATTGCTTCTGCAATACTTTCCGGAAATAGTGCACTAATTCAAAAAGCAAAAGGAATAGGTGCAAAAACTGCTGAAAGAATTATCGTAGATCTTAAAGATAAAGTACAGAAATACAGCGATCCAAACGCGAACATTTCTGTGATGGTAGATAATAAAATTAAGGAAGAATCGTTATCTGCATTAGAAGTTTTAGGGATTCCTAAACGTGCAAGCGAGAAGATTGCGGATAGAATCATAAAACAAAATCCAAGCATCTCGGTAGAAGAATTGGTTAAACAAATCTTAAAAAACATTTAA
- a CDS encoding carbohydrate porin: MKSNIFTKIGLSLFAVTGIWCKSQKINLHSHELSVNGYLRTGIGWTDGGQMVNFNTPENVHKFRLGNEANHYGELQFNYRYKNKDSVSLYEVSYMMSKFIPYGSNDYKQFPETAQFYGKINKIAKNASLWIGKRYYDRRNVDMLDYFWINSAQNSQMGIGIENYQVKNSGNLNLALMRFKYGNNDAHSYVTDFRYLDLPFSEYSKLNFLGQFSLKSQNNITGTPKSSGYAIGGWWTYSKKNITHTSTVIFRKGSSITESAYTGKTVPEDIDDDAIYNLDHSTSFDVINNFVYDDKRRHAIQVALTYQYRNLGVKSTGEGNVLLSDFSKNWFSIGFRYLYYLDKHFNLALEAGNDYMKNNRSGIEGSLQKITFSPQISLDYGYYSRPVLRPFITYAHWSENFSGMVGVSDFNTRLLKKNNGISFGLQLEVWW, encoded by the coding sequence TTGAAAAGCAATATATTTACAAAAATCGGGCTCTCTCTGTTTGCTGTAACAGGGATATGGTGTAAATCACAAAAAATCAATTTACATTCTCATGAACTCTCAGTAAATGGTTACCTGAGAACGGGTATAGGATGGACTGATGGAGGGCAGATGGTCAATTTTAATACCCCAGAGAATGTACATAAATTCAGATTGGGAAATGAGGCTAATCACTATGGTGAACTGCAGTTTAATTACAGATATAAAAATAAAGACTCAGTCAGTCTCTATGAAGTCTCTTATATGATGTCGAAATTTATTCCCTATGGGAGTAATGACTACAAACAGTTTCCCGAAACAGCACAGTTCTATGGAAAAATAAATAAAATCGCAAAAAATGCCAGTCTATGGATTGGAAAAAGATATTATGATCGCAGAAACGTAGACATGTTGGATTATTTCTGGATTAACTCTGCGCAAAACTCACAAATGGGAATCGGAATAGAGAATTATCAGGTTAAAAATTCAGGTAATCTAAACCTTGCTTTGATGAGATTTAAATACGGGAATAACGATGCCCATTCTTATGTAACCGATTTCAGGTATCTGGATTTACCCTTTTCAGAATATTCTAAACTCAATTTTCTGGGTCAGTTTAGTTTAAAAAGTCAAAATAATATAACAGGAACACCGAAATCTTCAGGATACGCAATAGGTGGTTGGTGGACGTATTCTAAGAAAAATATCACTCATACTTCAACTGTAATATTCAGAAAAGGAAGCTCCATTACAGAAAGTGCCTATACCGGGAAAACAGTGCCAGAAGATATAGATGATGATGCAATCTATAATCTTGACCATTCCACTTCATTTGATGTCATCAATAACTTTGTTTATGATGATAAAAGAAGACATGCTATACAGGTAGCTCTCACTTATCAGTACAGGAATCTGGGCGTAAAAAGTACAGGTGAAGGGAACGTATTGTTGAGTGACTTTTCAAAAAATTGGTTTAGTATAGGTTTTAGATACCTGTATTATCTTGATAAACACTTTAATCTGGCTCTGGAAGCAGGAAATGATTACATGAAAAATAATAGATCAGGAATAGAAGGCAGTCTGCAGAAAATCACATTTTCGCCTCAGATTTCCTTGGATTATGGCTATTACTCAAGACCTGTTTTAAGACCTTTTATAACCTATGCGCATTGGTCTGAAAATTTCAGTGGGATGGTGGGTGTCTCAGATTTTAATACCAGACTTTTAAAGAAAAATAATGGGATATCATTTGGTCTTCAGCTTGAAGTATGGTGGTGA